In Peptostreptococcus equinus, the DNA window TTCAAGCTATCAGAATAGAAGTAAATAATGAGCTTGGCGTAATAAAAAAGATGATTGACGATTCTATATCGATGATGAATAAAGAGGGCAGAATTTGTATAATAACATTCCATTCTTTAGAAGATAGAATTGTAAAAAATGAATACAAATACCTAAGTTTAGATTGTATTTGTCCACCTGAATTACCTTTCTGTCAGTGCGGCAAAAAAAGTCAGGTAAAAATTATCACTAGAAAGCCTATAATCCCTAGCCAAATAGAGATTGAGGCCAATCCTAGATCTAGAAGTGCAAAATTAAGGGTAGCGGAAAAAAAGTAAAACTGATATTATAGTATATGGTTATGCTTTATAGGAGGTAAAAATGAACAGTTTAAGAGTTGAAGAAATAATAAAATCAACAACGGGCAAACTGGTTTCTGGTGAAAGTGATGCTCAAATATCAAAAATAGTAATTGATAATAGACAAGCTGATGACAAGTCACTATTTATTGCCATTATCGGAGAAAATAATGACGGTCATAATTATATAGGGCTTGCTTATGAAAATGGATGTAGAAATTTTCTTTTGTCTGACGAAAAAATAGATATTTCTAATATAAATGATGCTAATATAATTTTAGTAGAAAATACGGAGATAGCTATGGGTATGATAGCCAAATACTACAGGAATAAATTTGATTTAAAAGTAGTAGGAATAACTGGTAGTGTGGGGAAAACAACTACGAGAGATATGGTTTATGCTGTTATATCTGAAAAATATAAGACTTTAAAAAATGAAAAGAATTTTAATAATCAATTTGGTGTTCCATTGACATTATTTAATTTAGACGAATCGTATGAGTGTGCTGTAATTGAAATGGGTATGTGTGGATTTGGAGAAATTAAATATTTAGTCGATATTGTTAAACCAGACATTGGTGTAATTTCCAATATTGGAATGTCTCATATAGAACTTCTTGGGTCGCAAGAAGGCATATTTAAGGCAAAAATGGAAATAACAAGTGATTTCGATAAAAATTCTAGACTTATAATAAATGGAGATGATCAATTATTATCTACAATATTAAAGAAAAAAGAAGCAGATGAAATAGAGTATAAGCTTTATAGCTTTGGAAAGAACTTATATAATGATTTAGTATTAAAATCAAATCAAAGTATGGAAAATAAATTTACAGATTTTATTGTGTCAATTAAATCAGAAGATTATAAATTTACTATTCCAACAATTGGTGAACACAATATATATAATGCAATGGCAGCTATAATAGTTGGGTTGTCGTTGGATATGACAATTAGTCAAATACAAGATGGTCTGCTAAATTTTCAAGCTACAGAAAATAGACAAGATATAATAAGTACTGATAAATATATTATTATAAATGATGTATATAATGCTAGCCCGGATTCTATGATAGCTTCATTAAAAGTTTTATCAATGTATAAGGAAAAAAGAAAGATAGCTATATTAGGCGATTGCCTAGAGATGGGGGATTATGCAGAAGAAGGTCATAGAAAAGTAGGGATTCAGTCAATAAAAAAGGCGGATTTAATAATTACTGCTGGTGAAGCTTCGAAGTATATAGGTATAGAAGCGCAAGAACATGGATTTGACTTAAGTAATATTTATCACTTCGACACAAAAGAAGAGCTTATAAATGATTTACCCAGTATTTTAAAAAAAGATGATGTTATTCTAGTGAAGGCATCTAGGGGTATGCATTTTGAAAAAATAGTAACTTACCTAGAAGGAGGTAAATAATGTTAGGTTTTAGATACTTAGCCATTACTTCGTTAATAGCTATGGTAATGGTAATGGTCATGGGGCCATTTCTTATTCCAGTACTTCATAATATGAAATTTGGACAAACAGTGAGGGACGACGGTCCTCAATCACATTTAGCAAAAAATGGAACACCTACAATGGGTGGCATTATGTTGGTAATAGCAATATTGCTTACAACACTTTTTAGAACTAATTTGAATTCAGATACTTTCGTAGCCTTGATATGTATGATAGGATTTGGGTTTGTCGGTTTTGCAGATGATATAGTTAAAATTAAAATGACAAGATCTTTGGGATTGACTCCAATTCAGAAGATAATTTTACAGGTCGTTTTGGCATTTGGTATATCATTTTATAAATTTAAGATGATAGGTGATGGAGCACAGTTTATTATTCCATTTACACATGGTCAGTTAAATATTGGTTGGATATATATACCATTTATGATGATGGTAATTATAGGTACTGTTAATGCTGTCAATCTAACCGATGGTTTGGATGGATTAGCAAGTGGTATAACTGCAATAGTATCAGCATTCTTTGCTGTATTTGCTTTTGTTATGTTAAATAATGTGTTAGTAACTCATATGGCAGCGGCTACATTTGGTGCATGCATTGGATTTTTGTGGTTTAATATTAATCCAGCTAAAGTTTTTATGGGAGATACTGGTTCTATGGCTCTAGGTGGCGCTGTAGTAGCTTTTGCTGTATTCACTAATTCAGTATTAATTATACCGATTGTAGGAGGAATATATTTGGCCGAAGCTCTTTCAGTAATTATCCAGGTTGGACATTATAAGAGGACAAAGGAAAGAATATTTAAAATGGCACCACTTCATCATCATTATGAACAATGTGGTTGGCCAGAAACTAAAGTAGTATTTATATTCTGGATAGTGACACTAATACTAACTCTACTTGGATTAATAGCGATGTTCTAATTTGAGAATTTAAAAAGTGAAATAAAATTTAATTACTATACTCTGTTTTAATAAATAAAATATACAAGGAATTATTACCCTCTTTACTACCTAGGTAGTAAAGAGGGTAATTTATTAGTATTCTTTTAATCAAATTATTATTTGCTTTTAAAAATTATTTAAAAATCATACAACTTTTAATAGCTTGCATATATATGTTATAATTAAGAGTAAAGATTAAAATGCCTACTTGGGCTGAATAGAGGTGAAATTTTTGTTTGAAGGAAACAAAGTACTAGTAGTAGGAATGGCTCGTTCAGGAATAAGTTCAGCTAAATTTCTATTAAAGAACGGAGCTAGTTTAATAATTAATGATTCTAAAACTGAAGAAGAATTAAGAGAAATAATAAGTGATATAGAGCAATATGGAAAAGTAAAGAAGATATTAGGAAGAAATCCAAACAAAGAAGAGATAGTTGGTGTTGACTTTGCTGTTTTATCTCCTGGTGTGCCACTTGATTTGGAATATGTAATAGAATTGAAAAAATTATCTAAACCAGTAATAAGTGAAATAGAATTAGCTTATGAAGCAAGTAGAGAGAAGCAGATAAAATTTGTTGGCATAACGGGAACAAATGGAAAGACTACAACTACAAGTATAATGGGAGAAATATGTAAAGCTGCAGAACTAGAAACCTATATAGTTGGAAATATTGGTTATCCAGCTATTGAACAAGTAGAAAAAGCAGGTCTAGGGTCTGTTTTTGTAACAGAATTATCAAGCTTTCAACTAGAAAGTGTCTTAGGATTTAAGCCATATGTGTCTTCTGTACTTAATCTAACTGAAGATCATATGAATAGACATCATACTATGGAAAATTATGCTAAGGCAAAAGCTAGAATATTTGAAAATCAAGATGAAAATGACACTTGTGTATTAAATTATGATGATGAATATACTAGAAATATGGCTGCTGCTTCTAAAGCAAAGACAATATTTTTCTCTAGACTAGAAAAACCTGAGAATGGAATTTTTTTAGATAATGATTCAATAGTTGTTGATAGCAATGGGGAAATAGAAACAATAATGAAAGTAGATGAACTTTCGCTCCCGGGCGGTCATAATTTAGAAAATTGTATGGCGGCTATTGCAATGTCTATTGCTTTAGAAATCGACAAAGAAATAATAGTAGATGTATTAAAGAATTTTAAAGCTGTTGAACATAGACTAGAATTTGTTAAAAACGTAAACAATGTAAAATATGTAAATGATTCAAAAGGCACTAATCCAGATTCAACTATAAAGGCTGTACAATCTTATAAAGAGCCAATTATACTAATAGCAGGTGGTTATGATAAGGGAAGTGATTTCAATGAATTATTTGAAATAGCAAATAAGAATGTAAGAACTATAATTACATTGGGTCAAACATCTGAATTAATAGGAAAAACCGCAAAATGCCATGGTATAGATGAAATAATAGAGGTAGATAGTATTAAACAAGCAGTAGAAAAGTCAAGTGAGATTGCAAATGAAGGAGATATAGTACTACTTTCTCCTGCATGTGCTAGTTGGGGGATGTATAATAACTATGAAGAAAGAGGAAATGATTTTAAAGAATGTGTAAATTCTTTAAAATCTAATAATAAATAGAAAAAAGACTAAGTGTCAAAAAAAGAAGAAGGAAACAATATGAGAGTAATTTTATCAGGAGGCGGTACTGGCGGTCATGTATATCCAGCCATTGCCATAGCTAACAAAATAAAAGAAAAATATCCAGATTCTCAAATTTTATTTGTAGGTACAAAGGCTGGTATAGAATCAGAAATAGTACCAAATAATGGATATAATATAGAATTTATAGAAGTGAAGGGATTTAGACGAAAGATTAATTTTGATAATGTCAAAAGATTGGCCCTATTTGTTAAATCTTTGAGTGACTCAAAAAAGATTATAAAGAAATTTAAACCAGATCTTGTAATAGGTACAGGCGGATATGTCAGTGGATCAGTAGTTCTAAAAGCCAGCAAAATGGGTATAAAAACATGTATACATGAACAAAACTCATTTCCAGGAATAACAAATAAGATGTTAGCCAAAAATGTTGATTTTGTAATGACTAGTTTTGAAGATTCTCACAAAAGATTTTCACAAGCCTGTCAAAATAAATTATATCTTACAGGAAACCCAGTAAGAGACGATATATTAAATACGACTAAGAGCCAAGCAAGAGAGATACTAAATATACCAATGGACAAAAAAATGATATTATTAGCCGGTGGTAGCGGAGGATCTGAAGAGATAAATGATGTTTTTAAGTCTTCACTTTACAGAATGATAGAAGAAAACATGGCATTTACTATTGCTACAGGTAAAATTTACTATGAGAAATTTATAAAATTAGTAGATGGTAAGGAATTAAAAGAATATCAAAGAATTGTTCCTTACTTAGAAGATATGGCAAATAATTTGGCAGCAGCAGATCTTTATATAGGCAGTGCAGGGGCAATATCTATGGCTGAAATAACAGCGATAGGTCTACCGTCAATCTTAGTTCCAAAGGCTTATACAGCAGAAAATCATCAAGAGTATAATGCTAAATCTCTTGAGAGTGCAGGTGGTTCCATATGCTTACTTGAAAGAGAACTTTGTGAACAAAAAATGGAGAATGTAATTTTTGATTTGATAAATAACTCCACTAAACTAAAGAAAATGTCAGAGTCAAGTTTAAAGTTTGGTAAGCCGGACGCAATAGAAAAAATTTGTGATAAAATAAGTAAGGAAATGTCTGTATAATGTGAAAAAATATTAAAAAAGCCTTGCAATTTGAGTGCTTTTTAATATATTATATAATAGATGAAATATCAATAATTTTGATTATGAATATGACAAGAGTTTATTAATCGATAGAATACTTTGAATGAATGGGGGTTTATAAATGTTAAACTTTGTGGAAGAGCAGGCTGGCTCTGCTAAGATAAAAGTTATTGGTGTCGGCGGTGGTGGTAATAATGCTATTAACGTGATGATTAGTTCAGGCGTTAAGGGTGTTGAATACCTAGCTTTAAATACTGATAAACAGGCTTTAGAATCTTCTAAGGCAGAACATATATTACAAATAGGTGAAAAACTTACAAAAGGACTAGGTGCAGGAGCTAATCCTGACAAAGGTAAAAAAGCAGCTGAAGAATCAGCTGATGAAATAGCAAAGGCTATTGAAGGTGCAGATATGGTATTTATCACTGCTGGTATGGGCGGTGGAACAGGTACAGGTGCAGCACCAGTAGTTGCTCAGATTGCAAAAGATGCAGGTGCACTTACAGTTGCAGTTGTAACTAAACCTTTTTCTTTTGAAGGTAGAGTGAGAATGAATAAGGCAGATGAAGGTATCACAGAACTTAGAAAAAATGTTGATACGTTAATAACTATTCCTAATGATAAGATTCTTCAAATAATTGAAAAGAGAACAAGCATTACAGATGCCTTATCAAAGGCAGATGATATATTAAAGCAAGGTATACAATCAATTTCTGGATTAATCTCAGAAGCTGCATTAATCAACTTGGATTTTGCTGATGTTGAAGCGGTAATGAAGGATCAAGGACTAGCTCATATGGGTATGGGTACTGCTTCTGGTGAAGATAGAGCCATTGCTGCTGCAAAGCAGGCTATAGAATCTCCGTTACTAGAAACAACTATCGATGGAGCTAAGGGTGTACTTATAAATGTAACTGGTGGTACAGATCTTGGTTTATTAGAAGTTAGTGAAGCAACAGAAATAATAAGACAGAAGTGTGATCCAGACGCAATGATTATATTTGGTGCAGCCACAAGAGAAGATTTCGGTGATGAAATAGTAATAACTGTAGTAGCAACAGGGTTACAGGATGGAAGCGAAGATATATTCAATACTCCACAGTTAAGGAGATCAACTGTATCACAGAGTCAAGTTAAATATAACGAAATTCCCAGAGCTACAGAACAGGAAGTAAAGCCAGAGCCAGCTCCGGTACAAGAAAAACAGAACTTTACTAGCAATTTTGAAGAAAGTAGCACAGCTAGTGATGACGACATGGTAATACCAACATTCTTGAGAAGAAAAAAATAATAAGATATGTGTAGATAGCAACTTGTTGCATTTCTGCAATAATATGGCTCAGCATATGCTTGAGCCATATTTATTATAAATGAAGTGAGGTGAAAATAAATGCTTTGCCCTTATTGTGAATATAAGGAATCTAAAGTCTTGGACTCAAGACATATTGATTCATCTTCAAT includes these proteins:
- a CDS encoding UDP-N-acetylmuramoyl-tripeptide--D-alanyl-D-alanine ligase, producing the protein MNSLRVEEIIKSTTGKLVSGESDAQISKIVIDNRQADDKSLFIAIIGENNDGHNYIGLAYENGCRNFLLSDEKIDISNINDANIILVENTEIAMGMIAKYYRNKFDLKVVGITGSVGKTTTRDMVYAVISEKYKTLKNEKNFNNQFGVPLTLFNLDESYECAVIEMGMCGFGEIKYLVDIVKPDIGVISNIGMSHIELLGSQEGIFKAKMEITSDFDKNSRLIINGDDQLLSTILKKKEADEIEYKLYSFGKNLYNDLVLKSNQSMENKFTDFIVSIKSEDYKFTIPTIGEHNIYNAMAAIIVGLSLDMTISQIQDGLLNFQATENRQDIISTDKYIIINDVYNASPDSMIASLKVLSMYKEKRKIAILGDCLEMGDYAEEGHRKVGIQSIKKADLIITAGEASKYIGIEAQEHGFDLSNIYHFDTKEELINDLPSILKKDDVILVKASRGMHFEKIVTYLEGGK
- the mraY gene encoding phospho-N-acetylmuramoyl-pentapeptide-transferase, coding for MLGFRYLAITSLIAMVMVMVMGPFLIPVLHNMKFGQTVRDDGPQSHLAKNGTPTMGGIMLVIAILLTTLFRTNLNSDTFVALICMIGFGFVGFADDIVKIKMTRSLGLTPIQKIILQVVLAFGISFYKFKMIGDGAQFIIPFTHGQLNIGWIYIPFMMMVIIGTVNAVNLTDGLDGLASGITAIVSAFFAVFAFVMLNNVLVTHMAAATFGACIGFLWFNINPAKVFMGDTGSMALGGAVVAFAVFTNSVLIIPIVGGIYLAEALSVIIQVGHYKRTKERIFKMAPLHHHYEQCGWPETKVVFIFWIVTLILTLLGLIAMF
- the murD gene encoding UDP-N-acetylmuramoyl-L-alanine--D-glutamate ligase translates to MFEGNKVLVVGMARSGISSAKFLLKNGASLIINDSKTEEELREIISDIEQYGKVKKILGRNPNKEEIVGVDFAVLSPGVPLDLEYVIELKKLSKPVISEIELAYEASREKQIKFVGITGTNGKTTTTSIMGEICKAAELETYIVGNIGYPAIEQVEKAGLGSVFVTELSSFQLESVLGFKPYVSSVLNLTEDHMNRHHTMENYAKAKARIFENQDENDTCVLNYDDEYTRNMAAASKAKTIFFSRLEKPENGIFLDNDSIVVDSNGEIETIMKVDELSLPGGHNLENCMAAIAMSIALEIDKEIIVDVLKNFKAVEHRLEFVKNVNNVKYVNDSKGTNPDSTIKAVQSYKEPIILIAGGYDKGSDFNELFEIANKNVRTIITLGQTSELIGKTAKCHGIDEIIEVDSIKQAVEKSSEIANEGDIVLLSPACASWGMYNNYEERGNDFKECVNSLKSNNK
- the murG gene encoding undecaprenyldiphospho-muramoylpentapeptide beta-N-acetylglucosaminyltransferase, which codes for MSKKEEGNNMRVILSGGGTGGHVYPAIAIANKIKEKYPDSQILFVGTKAGIESEIVPNNGYNIEFIEVKGFRRKINFDNVKRLALFVKSLSDSKKIIKKFKPDLVIGTGGYVSGSVVLKASKMGIKTCIHEQNSFPGITNKMLAKNVDFVMTSFEDSHKRFSQACQNKLYLTGNPVRDDILNTTKSQAREILNIPMDKKMILLAGGSGGSEEINDVFKSSLYRMIEENMAFTIATGKIYYEKFIKLVDGKELKEYQRIVPYLEDMANNLAAADLYIGSAGAISMAEITAIGLPSILVPKAYTAENHQEYNAKSLESAGGSICLLERELCEQKMENVIFDLINNSTKLKKMSESSLKFGKPDAIEKICDKISKEMSV
- the ftsZ gene encoding cell division protein FtsZ encodes the protein MLNFVEEQAGSAKIKVIGVGGGGNNAINVMISSGVKGVEYLALNTDKQALESSKAEHILQIGEKLTKGLGAGANPDKGKKAAEESADEIAKAIEGADMVFITAGMGGGTGTGAAPVVAQIAKDAGALTVAVVTKPFSFEGRVRMNKADEGITELRKNVDTLITIPNDKILQIIEKRTSITDALSKADDILKQGIQSISGLISEAALINLDFADVEAVMKDQGLAHMGMGTASGEDRAIAAAKQAIESPLLETTIDGAKGVLINVTGGTDLGLLEVSEATEIIRQKCDPDAMIIFGAATREDFGDEIVITVVATGLQDGSEDIFNTPQLRRSTVSQSQVKYNEIPRATEQEVKPEPAPVQEKQNFTSNFEESSTASDDDMVIPTFLRRKK